A single region of the Cinclus cinclus chromosome 10, bCinCin1.1, whole genome shotgun sequence genome encodes:
- the APOD gene encoding apolipoprotein D yields the protein MLGMAVRLWVLLSLFSIGKGQMFHMGPCPDPSVQEEFDINKYLGKWYEIEKLPSTFEKGSCIQANYSLKENGKFKVINKEMLANGKINEAEGELMHMDVKQPAKLGVRFNWFMPAAPYWVISTDYENYSLVYSCTNILWLFHMDYAWILSRAPDMHPETVEQLKSVLQSYKIDTDKMMPTDQANCPAEM from the exons ATGCTGGGCATGGCAGTGCGGCTCTGGGTCCTGCTCAGCCTCTTCAGCATTGGGAAAGGCCAGATGTTTCATATGGGACCATGCCCAGATCCATCAGTTCAAGAAGAATTCGATATCAACAAG TATTTGGGGAAATGGTACGAGATAGAGAAGCTGCCCTCAACTTTTGAGAAAGGAAGCTGCATCCAGGCAAATTACTCATTGAAGGAGAATGGGAAGTTCAAGGTGATCAACAAGGAGATGCT AGCCAATGGCAAAATCAATGAAGCTGAAGGAGAGCTCATGCACATGGATGTAAAGCAGCCGGCCAAGCTGGGCGTCCGCTTTAACTGGT TCATGCCTGCCGCCCCTTACTGGGTCATCTCCACTGACTATGAAAATTACTCCCTGGTTTACTCCTGCACTAACATCCTCTGGCTCTTCCACATGGACTATGCCTGGATTCTGTCAAGAGCTCCTGACATGCACCCAGAAACGGTGGAGCAGCTGAAGAGTGTTCTCCAGTCCTACAAGATTGACACTGACAAAATGATGCCCACTGATCAAGCCAACTGCCCTGCTGAGATGTAA